GTTGGAACTTTGTGTCGTGGTCGATCAGCGCCGAGTGGTTCGCATACCTGTTTGTCTTTCCATTGTGCGCCAAAGTGCTAAGCCGGCTATCGCGGGTGACGTGCGGTAGCATTGCGCTGGTGTCCTGGCTGTTGTTATGCGGCTACTGTTTCCTGTTTAACGGCGGCGATCTCGGACTGACCACATTTGGTGTGCTACGGATCGTGCCACAGTTTATCGCCGGCTACTGGCTTTTCCGTGTACTCAAGACACGGGAAGTTGGTGAAGTCACGATGTGCATCAGTCTCGGCGCTCTGGTGATTCTGATGTGCATGCCGACAACTTGGCCGGTTTTGCTGCTGCCGTTGATCCTGCTTGTGATCGCGGGGCTCGCGAAGGGCGGCGTGGTCGGCGACGCACTGTTCGGCAATCGCGTCGCGGTGTTTTTAGGCGAGATCTCGTTTTCGATTTATCTAATCCACCCAATTCTGCAGATCGCCTGCAATCAGGTAGTGAGGAGATTGCATGTGCAGCAGACGACAACGACCGCGCTGACAATCCTAATCGTCGAGTTGGTCGTTGTTGTAGCCGGCGGCGCACTTGGCTACTACCTGATTGAAGTGCCGGCGCGCCGGATGATCGTCGCGAACTTACAGGGTTGGAGACGTAGGTCGGTCGAAGCGGACGGCACGGTAGCGCCAGCGACAACGGCGTCTTGATCGAAGCGCAGTCTCGCGAGGAGAATCAGCGCCACGGCAGTTGCGTCACGTAAGGATCTTTCATCGGGATCAATGTCCTATGAAATTGAACGTCCGCTTCCGGATGGCTCGATCGTCTCTTATGGGCCGGAGACGGTCCCTCATCCACGACGTGCCTTTGGCCGACGACACACCACACTGATAGTCGTAGACCAGCATCTTCCTAGTGCCTCGAAGCGACATTTGGAGCCTGTTGCGGACCCTGCCGGGCGGTCAATCCGCGCAGTCTCATCAATTCCGTCTTTTTGTCTCACGAACTGGGCTCCAGTCTCACGAGTGCCGTTTGCCCGCACGCCCCTCCGGACAGCGAGAGTGAATGACCGCCGCTGCGGACAGCGCACGTGAAAGGCCGCGGCGCGCTCATTTGCGCATTCATTGCGCGGTGGACAGGCTGGTCGGTTTGGCGTTGCGCAGATACAGCACGGTCGACAGCACGACCGC
Above is a window of Paraburkholderia sprentiae WSM5005 DNA encoding:
- a CDS encoding acyltransferase family protein, encoding MQKINNLTGLRAFAALLVVVHHFADNEGVLPLGMSGLVDNWVWGVDIFFVLSGFILAYTYLPSRDTAFGWGAYRSFMVKRFARVYPLHLATFLVFVGMWLVAKRTGHEFAHSSVDYTARTAVENLLLVQAWGLDKKISWNFVSWSISAEWFAYLFVFPLCAKVLSRLSRVTCGSIALVSWLLLCGYCFLFNGGDLGLTTFGVLRIVPQFIAGYWLFRVLKTREVGEVTMCISLGALVILMCMPTTWPVLLLPLILLVIAGLAKGGVVGDALFGNRVAVFLGEISFSIYLIHPILQIACNQVVRRLHVQQTTTTALTILIVELVVVVAGGALGYYLIEVPARRMIVANLQGWRRRSVEADGTVAPATTAS